In the genome of Sinorhizobium chiapasense, the window GGCCCGAACAGGCCAGCCAGCTGTTCCTCGATCATGTCGGCATGGCCCTGCTCGCCCATCTCGGCAGCGCCTATGGCGACATGCGGGCTGCACACAGGCCAAAGCGCGGTGGCCTTGCGCCCTGGCAGGAGCGGCGCGCCAAGGAGATCCTCATGGGGCATCTCGACGGCGAAATCGCGCTCGAGGACCTCGCCCATGAATGCGGCCTATCGCGCAGCCATTTTGCCCGCGCCTTCAAGGAGACGACCGGCGCCCCACCGCATCGGTGGCTGCTGGCCCGCCGCATCGAGCGCGCCCAGGACCTGCTCTTGAACTCGAACCTGTCGATCACCGAGATCGCCAGCAGTTGCGGCTTCGCCGACCAGAGCCACTTCACCCGGGTCTTCGCCAAAATGGTCGAGACAGGCCCCGGCGAATGGCGGCGATGTCGGCGGTGGTAGCAGCAGTTTCGACAAGCGCCTCCGCCGCCGGTCTGCCGATCATGGCGCCGGCGGCGGAAGCATGAGCTGCGGCCGCTCAGTTCGCGGCGAAGCAGTAGAAAAGGCCGTCGCCGCCGGTGGTCTTGAACGCCTCCACCGTGCAGCCGCCGCGCGTCTTGTGCAACGAATTCCAGGATTTGGCCGCGGCGGATTCGTCGAGGCCCATGCGGTCGCTGTGGCCGACGATTGCCACACCCTCCGCTCCACCCATCGTCCAGTTGCCGCAGGTGTCCGCTGCGGCCGTGCCATCGGGGTTCGACCCGGTCAGGATGTCGTGGCGGTTCGGCGTGTCACCGCGGCCGTTGATGACCTCGCCCTTCTCGTTGAGCGCGGTCTGCTTGGTCAGGTTGTTCTTGTCGCTGTGGAGCGATGCGACGTCGTCGGCGATCTTTTCGCCCTTGGCGTTGTACCACGGGCCTCCGCCGATGCGGTCCTTGGCGTTTTCCGCATCGGTGGAAAGATAGGCTTTCCAGGTCTTGCCGGACGAGCCGCCGGCGATTGCGAGCTGCGCGCAATAGGCGTCGGCCCCTGCAAGGCCGCCAAGGTCGCCGCCCTTGCCGGGATTGGCGCTGGTGACGAAGAAGCTCATGCTCGTGTCCTGGGCATGGGCGGACACGACCGAACAGGCCAAGGCGGCCGCGAAAAGTGCAACTGCGCGATTCATAGTCTCCTCCCTGATGCAGGTTCAAACCGGCGACGAAGAGCCTATGGCGGCAAAGACGGGAGTAAAATCAAAACCTTGTGATACGGTTCTGGAGTGCTGCCCATGGCCTGGCGAGCGAGCGGCCCCGGCGCGGGTGGCCGCCCGCCGTTCAAATTACTTTCATGCGGTTGTGGAATAAGACGCGACACAAGCGCATCATGCCGCGGCCCCGCAGCGCCGGAGAGATGACATGAACAAGTCGACGACCGAAACGGAAGGCCCGGACTGGCTGGAGGCCGAACTGGCCGACACGCTCGACGAGGACTATGAACTCGAGCTTTCCGAACCGGCCCTTTCCGAAGAGATCCGCAAGATCTACCGAAAGGCGCACCCGCCCTCGATCCCGCGCATCGAATACTTCCGCGCGCTGCTCAAGCTACAGGCGGAGCTGATCAAGCTGCAGGACTGGGTCGCTTATCACAAGGAGAAGGTCGTCGTTATCTTCGAGGGGCGTGACTCAGCCGGAAAGGGCGGCGTGATCAAGCGCATCACCCAGCGTCTCAACCCGCGCATCGTGAAGGTCGTGGCGCTGCCGGCCCCTTCCGACCGCGAAAAGACGCAATGGTATTTCCAGCGTTACGTGCCGCATCTGCCGGCCGGCGGCGAGATCGTGCTCTTCGACCGATCCTGGTACAACCGCTCCGGCGTCGAGCGCGTCATGGGCTTCGCAACCGAGGACCAGGTTGAGCAATTCTTCAACGACGTGCCGGAGTTCGAGCGCATGCTCGTGCGCTCGGGCATCAGGCTCGTCAAATACTGGTTCTCGATTACCGACGAGGAGCAGCAGATGCGGTTCCTGGTGCGCATCCATGACCCGCTGAAGCAGTGGAAGCTGTCGCCCATGGACCTGCAGTCGCGGGTGCGCTGGGAGGCGTATACCAAGGCTAAGGAAGAGACCTTCGCCCGCACCAACATCCCGGAAGCGCCGTGGTACATCGTCGAGGGCAACGACAAGAAGCGCGCTCGGCTCAACTGCATCGACCACCTGCTCCAGCAAATCCCCTACGACGACGTGCCGCACGAGGACATCACCCTGCCCGAGCGGGTGTTCAATCCGGACTATGAGCGCAAGGTATTGCCGCTGGAGCTCTACGTTCCGTCAAAATACTGACGGGCAGCCACGGCGCGGCTTCCGGGCGCGGAAAGATACGCTGGACTTTGCAAGAGTGCCCGCGCTTTCGCGGGCACTCCATTTGATGCGCGTTGTGGCGGTAGGTACCGTACCGGCTATTGCTGCGCGGGTGCCTGCGCCGGTGCGGAGCTCTGGATCTTCTCCTGAACCTTCTTCGCCAAAGCCGGATCGTTCTGCGCGGCCGTCAGAATCGATGTGTATTCCTCGACCGAGATGCCCTGAGATGCTTCAACGGCCTGGACCATCTGCTGGCTGGCTTCGGTCTTCAGCTTGTCCTTGGCGGTCTCATCCGCTGTCGCCTCGATCTTCGCCGAATACTCCTGCCTGACCTTGTCGACTTGCAGATAGGCCACGGCAAAGGCCTCGATCTTCTGATCGCTTACGGCCCCGCCGCTGCTATCGGGCTGACCTTGCATCGGCTGCGTCTGTTGCGCTTGAGCCACTTCCAACGCGAACGCCGGGCTGTAAGCCATCATGCCGAAGACCGCAGCGGTCAACGTTGCAACGGTTTTATAACGAGTGATCATGTTCATTCCTCTGTAACGTGCATGACTTGATCGGCAGCAATACCGCCTGACAGCGCCGCGCGTCGTTCCCAGACGCATAAAGGTCGCTGTAACACTTTGAATTGCTGCATGGTTTGTCCCAGGTCCGTTACGATCCGAGGACCATGCAGCTGTCGCTCGTGCCTCGCACCAACGCGATGACGAGTTGGTTACGATGAACCGCTTAAGAGTGCTCGATGGGGCGGTACCGGGGCGATTTGCTGACAATTGAGCGGCAGCTTTGTGGTCATCGATGCCAGGCGGAGATGGCGAGTTCCGCAATGCACACCTCATTCCTGTGCTCGTCACAGGAATCCTGCAGCGCCGCGTCGGCGGCGCGGGAGACTCCTCTGGATCGACCTCGCGTATGGCCGCCGGTCACCCGCCGCGCGCCCGACCGGCACCTCCTCCGTCTCACACACTGGTGGCCACGTCATTCACGGCGCAGACGCGCCGTGGCTGGATCCCTGTGACAGGCACAGGGACGAGGAGCTCTGAGTATCTGCCTCGGAAAAAGCAGCCGTCATCCCCTGCGGGAACCGCGCTTGGCGATGCTGCGCGGCGCAGTTTCCGGCGCCTCTTCCGGTTCGGCAGAAGGCTCGGGCTCTGCCGCGAGCGAGGGCTCGGCCTCGGCCGGCGCCTCGTCCTCCGGCGTCGTATCCTCGATCTTCAGCGGGAACGGCGCGCCGATGCCTTCGTCGCGGAAGCGCTCGTAGATCGTGACGCGGATATCGTTGCGCACGTTGCCCGCCGTCAGCACGTCGGCAACATAGATGCGCAGTTCGAAGGTCATGCGCTCGTCCCCAAAGGCCGTGAAACCGACCGTCGGCGCCGGGTTCTTCAGCACCATCGGATGGGCGGCGGCGATCTCCTGCAGGAGATCGATGACCCGGCGCGGATCGCTGGCATAGGTGACGGTGACGGTGATCTCCGACCGGCCGAGCTTGTTGCGGTGCGTCCAGTTGCCGACCGAGGCGTTGATGAGCAGCGAATTCGGCATCATGATCGACTGGTGCTGGAAGGTCTCGATCTCGGTCGCGCGCACCGAGATGCGTCGGACAAAACCTTCGGTCGTGCCGCTGACGATCCAGTCGCCCACCTTGAAAGGCCGCTCGACGAGCAGGATCAGGCCTGAGACGAAGTTCGAGACAATGTTCTGCAGGCCAAAACCGACGCCGAGGGAGAGAGCACCGGCGACGAGCGCGAGGCTCGAGAGGTCGATGCCCGCTGCCGAAAGGCCGATGAGGCCGGCAAGCCCGACGCCGACATAGCCGATGCCGGTGCGGATCGAGTTGCGCACGCCCGCGTCGACGCGGCTGCGCGCCATGACGTTGCCGTCGATCCAGCGCTGCACCCAGCGCGTGACGACGAAGCCGAGCGCGAAGAACAGGACACCGGCAAGCAGGCCGACCAGCGAGATGGTGATCGTGCCGATCCTGATCTCGGTCAGCACGCGATAGGCCCAGGACTCGATGTCGGCGGGCTGGAAACCCCACTGCAGGAGGATCAGCGGAATGAAGAACAGCACGACGAGCGCGTAGATGCCGAGCCCGGCCGCAAGTCCGATCTGGTCGAGCCCCACCTGCTCCAGCTGGAAGCGCCGTTCGAGATAGCGCCCCCCCAAGGTTTCCGCGAAGGCGCCCTGCTTGGAGACCGATTTGCCGGTGAGAATGCCGATATACATGGTCACCAGGATCGCGCCGGTGACGATGATCTGCGTGGCAATGAAGCGGGCAAGGCCGACGTAGCCGGCAAGCGGGATGGCTATGAGCAGCGCCCCCATGAGAAGAAGCGAAATCCAGATGAGGCGGGGCCAAGGCCGACCCGGCGCATCGTAGGGTTCGTCCGGCCTCAACATCGGCCGGATCCAGGCCATCGACATCAGGATGAGGCCGATGATGATCGAGGCCACGAAGCTCTTGGCGACGGTCAGGATGACCGGCGAGCCGAGGGACTCGCTGATGCTTCCGGCGAGGTAATCGAGGACGTTGACCACCGCCATGGCGCAGATTGAAATGAACAGCATGCGGGCGCCGCGATCCGAAACGCGCACGAGACGCCAATTCGATTGCTGCGGAGACAGCACCGCCTGAGCGAGGCTGGTGATGAAGAGCAGCACGACGGCGACCGCCAGCGTGATCGCCAGGATCGGCGCAATATCCGGCCGCAACACATTGAAGCTATTGAGGAAAAAGTAGCTCGACGCTGCAAAGGCGGTCGCCGACACTGTCGGGATCACCGTGGACCAGAAGGCGACCGAAAGCTGCCTGAAATAGTTCGGCTCCTCCTCGTCGCCATTGTGCCGGAGGAACGGCGCAAAGAGACGGCGGCTGCCGGCCAGAAAGATCAGCGCCGCACAGAGCGAGAGGAAGATCGCGATGAGAAGCGGCACGCGCTTGTAGTTCCACGCAAAGGTCAGCCAGCTGCCGACGCTGCGCGACAAAGCCTGGGTCTCGCCGATCGTCGTCTTCACCGCCTCGGCGAGCGTCGCCGCCGAGATTTCCGTGTGCTTCAGCAGCGTATTGGAGAACAGCGCCCGCCTTGTCGCCGTGATGCCGTTGGCGAGTTTCCTCGCCTCGACCGAGAGGTTCTCCGCGCGCCCCGTCAGCGCGTTTATCGCGCCGCGTTCGGCGATCAGGCGCTTCCTTTCTTCCGTAACGATTGCCGCTTCCGGCGGCTGCCCTTCGCCGGGCGGCTCGCCGAGCTCGGTCAGCCGTCCCTTGATTTCTTCGAGCCTCGGCCGCGTCGCAACTGTGGCGGCGAGGATCTGTCCGGAAAGAGCATCGACCTGCACCTTGAGCTCGGCAAGCAAGGTATCGTCTTCCTTGGCGCCTTCGACGCGCCCGCTGAGCCGCTTGAGCTCGCGGTCGGCTGTGGCGAGTTGATCCTCCGCCTGCTGGAGAGCCGGAGAGGCAGCCGCTGCGCCGTCATCGGGCAGGTCCTGTTGCGTGGGTTCGGTCTGTTGCGCCGGCTGGGCGGGCTGCACCTGCGGCGCCGGCTGAGCCGGCTGGGCCTGCTGGGCGCTCGCGGGTCCGTTGCCGGCAAGCGCCATGGCTCCGGTGAGGACGACAAGCGTAACGGCGGTCAACTTTGCAATAAAATTCAATTCGACACCCTTCGAAGCCCCGGAATGGCGACACGGAATCACGTCGAGCACTAGATCACGATGATTTCGGCTTGAATCAACCGAAAACCGGATAACGTGCCCTGCCCCCGGCAGTTCCCGCGCACGATCACGCCGCGTGACGCCCGTGAAGATCTGCTCTGCATGCGCAACACGGCAAAAAGATGCGGACCGGAGCGGATCGGCATGTTTTTTTTGCTGAATTGACGCGCAGGTCCGGCAAACCCTCCGCTACTACAGCCACGCGCGTCTCACCGGACGCGCAAAGGTCGCTGTAGCACCTTGAATTGCTGCATGTCTTTGTCCTTAAATCGAGGTCGATTTAAGGAGACATGCAGTAGACGCCCTGGAGGGTCGCAACGACATTGGTTTGCACTCCGGCCGGCAACCGACAACCATCACTGTTCCACCCTAGCTTGGCCACTCAGCGAGCCGGACGGGCACAACCCCGGCGCAGCAGCCCCCTTTTCCTCCCGTAGCGTGAAGCCGCCCTTTCTTTTTGACCACCCGCAATAACGCTATGAAATCCAAGTCCAATGCGTATGATGGGGCGTTGGCGTGTTCTGTGTTTCGGGGGAAATGAGATGGCAGAAACGTTGCATCCGGCGGCAGTGGATCATCTGCCTGTCTTCATCACCGCGCCGGGACAGACGGACGTCCTGTTCAATGTAATGGTCGTCTTCGTGCTGCTCATGGTCTTCCTGGTCGGCATCTTCTACCTTCGCCTGCACGCGCTGCCCGAACACATGGCGCACGGCGCCAGCAAGGCGCAGCTGCAGATCATCGGCGTGCTGGCGCTGATCGCGCTCTTCACCCACAATCATCTGTTCTGGATCGCCGCGCTGCTGCTTGCCATGATCGAGTTTCCGGACTTTGCCTCCCCGGTCAAGTCGATGGCGCGCTCGCTCGCCAGGATTGCCCGCCGCGATGAAAGGGAGGCGCGCGAGCGGCAAGAGAACGGAGCAGCCCCCTCGGAGCCTCCGCCGAAAACGCCGCCTCCAGAAGCCCCAAGAGCGGAAGGGTCGCAATGGGTGCCGCTCGAAGTCGCCCAGGGCGATGACAAGATCGAGCGCAGGAGGTGAGCCATGCTGGAATTCCTGATCTGCTCGATGCTCACCATCTTTCCCGACTTTCTCTTCCGCCGCTATGTGCAGGGCAAGCGCATCGGCCGCGAGATCAATCTCTATTCGATGTGGTTCGAGCTGCGCTACGGCATCACCGCCTGCGTCATCCTCACCGTGTCGCTGATCACGATGATCTTCTACTTCCACCCCTCGACAACAAATGTCACCGCCGTGTTCCGCACCGTCACGATCCTGCCTGAGTCGAACGGGCGCGTCGCGGAGGTCTTCGTCGGCACCAACGAGAAGGTCGCGGCCGGTGCGCCGCTCTTCCGTCTCGACAATACCGAGCAGCAGGCGGCGCTTGAAACCGCACGCCGGCGCGTCGTGGAAATCGAAGCCGAGACAACGGTGGCAGAGAGCGAGCTCGCCTCAGCCGACGGCCTGATCGCACAAGCCGAAGGCGCCTATCTCCAGGCTCAGAACGAACTGCAGACCCAGGTCGAATTGAACGAGCGCAATCCCAACATTGTCGCAAGGCGGGAAATCGAGCGACTGCAGGTCGCCGCCGACGGCCGCAAGGGCGCGCTCGCCGCCGCCGTTTCCAACAAGCAAACGCTGCAGACGAAGATCTCCTCGCTGCTGCCGGCGCAGAAGGCAAGCGCCGAGGCAGCGCTCGCCCAGGCACAGGTGGATCTGGACAAGACGACCGTGCGCGCCGGCGTGGCCGGGACCGTGCAGCAATTCTCGCTTCGACCCGGCGACGTCGTCAATCCGATGATCCGCTCGGCCGGCATCCTCGTGCCGGAAGAACGGCGCATCGGCCTGATCGCCGGCTTCGGCCAGATCGAGGCGCAGGTGATGAAGGCCGGAATGATCGCCGAGGCGACCTGTATCGGCAAACCCTTCGCCATCATTCCGATGGTGGTCACCGAGGTCCAGGACGTCATCGCCGCTGGCCAGTATCGGCCGACGGACCTGCTCGTCGACGTCCAGCAACTGGCACGTCCCGGCACGCTGACGACCTATCTGGAGCCGCTCTTCCAGGGCCAGGCGTTCGACATCCCGCCCGGCAGCAGCTGCATTGCCAACGCCTATACCAGCAACCACGACGCGCTGCATGAGCCCGGCATCAGCACGTGGCGCTGGGCGTACCTGCATGTCATCGACACGGTCGGTCTGGTGCATGCGGCGATCCTCCGGCTGCAGGCGCTGCTCTTGCCCGTCCAGACCCTGGTGCTCACGGGCCATTGATCCGGAGGTGACGGGGATGCAACTCACCCTCCCTCGCCTGCCACTGATTGCCAATCTTGCCGGCTACCAGGCGAGCTGGCTGCGCAACGACGTTTCCGCCGGGCTCGCCATCGCCGCAGTCGGCCTTCCGAGCGCCATCGCCTATCCGGCCATCGCCGGCTTGCCGCCGGAGACCGGCCTCTACGCCAGCATCCTGCCGCTCATCGCCTATGCGCTCTTCGGCCCGTCGCGGCGCCTGATCGTCGGGCCGGACGCCGCGACCATGACGGTTCTGGCCGCGGTGCTGACCACGGTCTATGCGGTGCCCGGCGTCAGCGCGGATCGGGTCACGGTGGCCGCGTTGCTGGCGCTCGCCGTTGGCGCGCTGTGCCTGATCGCCCGGGCGGTGCGGCTCGGCGTGCTCGCGACTTTTCTGTCACGCCCGATCCTGATCGGTTTTTTCGCCGGCATCTCGCTTTCGATCCTGATCGGCCAGATCGACCGGGTCACCGGCATCGACATCGAGGGTGACGGCCTGATCGCGCCCGTCCTCGAACTTGTCAGCAAGGCCGGATCGATCCATTGGCCGTCGCTGCTGCTTGCCGCCGTGTCCTTCGCACTCCTGCAGGCGGCGCGCGTCATGCAATCGCGCATTCCCGGGCCGGTGCTGGTCGTCGCGCTCGCCGTGTTGCTATCGGCCCTGTTCGATTTCGAAGGGCACGGCATCAAGGTGGTCGGCGATATCCCGCGCGGCCTGCCATCGCTGACGCTGCCGCCGGTGTCTGGCCTCCCCTTCCAGTCGCTCCTGCTTGGCGCCGGCGCCATCTTTCTGGTGAGCTTCGGCTCCGGCATCATCGCCGCCCGCAGCTTCGGGGCCAAGGGCGGTTACCTGGTCGACCCGAACCGCGAACTCGAAGGCTTCGGTGCGGCGAACATCGCCGCCGGGCTCTTCGGGACCTTTCCCGTCACGGCTTCGGACTCGCGCACAGCGGTGAACTTCAGCGTCGGGGGCCGGTCGCAGATCGCGAGTATCGTGGCGGCCGCGGCGCTGATGGCGGTTCTCCTGTACCTCGGCGATGTCCTGCGCATCCTGCCGATCCCCACGCTCGGCGCGGTGCTGGTGGCAACCGCGCTCAGCCTGATCGATATTTCCGCCCTGAGGGAGATCTGGCGTATCAGCCGCGTCGAATTCGTCTTCGCGCTGATCGCGATGTCCGGACCGATCAGCTTCGGCGTTCTGGAAGGCGTGGCCACGGCAATCGCCGCGACGCTGGTCTACGTATTGCACAAGACGATGTTTCCGCGCGACGCCCTGCTCGGCAGGCTTGCCGGCCATGACGGCTTTTACAAGCTCCACCGCAACCCGGCGGCACGGCCGGTGCCCGGCTTTGCCGTCTTCATGGTCCAGGGCAGCCTGCTGTTCTTCAACACCGATTACGTCCAGACGCGCCTGCGCGCCGTCATTGATGAGCTGCCCGCGGACACTCGCTGGTTCGTGATGGATGCGAGCGCGATCGCCCAGATCGACAGTTCCGCAGCCGCCATGCTCGACGAGGTTCATGACGATCTCGGCAGGCGCGGCATCGCGCTTGCGATCGCCGAGTTGCATTTCGGAGCGCGCGAGATCCTCGAACGGGCCGGCGTGATCGCGAAAATCGGCCCCACGATGATCTTCGAGGATCTCGACGACGCGCTGGACGCCTTCGAGAAAAGCGGTGCGGAAAGAGCCGCGCAGTAGAGCCATCCTCCGCTGCGCCGACATCGCAACTTTTGAAAACAAGCAGGCAACGGCCAGATGGGAGAGCAGCATGGTCAAGAACGGCAAGAACGGCAAAAAGGACAAGAATAAAAATAAGGACAAGGAAAAGAACAGGGAAGTCGCCCAGTTGCATGAGCCGGCGACGAAGTCGAGCGGCGACTATGCGAAGGAACTCGCCCGGCTCCACGTCGAACTCGCCCATCTCCAGGCCTGGGTGAAGAAGACCGGAGCCCGCGTCGTCATCGTGTTCGAGGGCCGTGACGCAGCCGGCAAGGGCGGCGTGATCAAGCGGCTCACCGAGCGCGTCAGCCCGCGCGTCTTCCGCGTCGTCGCCCTGCCCGCTCCGACCGACCGGGAGAAGACGCAGATCTACATGCAGCGCTATATCCAGCACCTGCCGGCGGCAGGCGAGGTCGTGATCTTCGACCGCTCCTGGTACAACCGCCCGGGCGTCGAGCGCGTCATGGGCTTCTGCACCGAGGAGAAGGCGCGGCGCTTCCTCGAACTTGCACCGCGGTTCGAGGCGGCAATGATCGAAAGCGGCATCGTGCTGCTCAAATTTTTCCTCGATGTCAGCGAAGAGGAACAGGAACGGCGCTTCCGCCAGCGCGTCGACGACCCGACCCGCCAGTGGAAATTAAGCCCGATGGACGTCGAATCCTATCGCCGGTGGTGGGATTACACCCGCGCCTATGACGAGATGATCCGCATGACCGATACCGACTTTGCCCCCTGGTGGATCGTGCCCTCCAACGACAAGAAACGCGCGCGCATCAACTGCATCTCGCACATCCTGGCCTCGATCCCCTATGAGCGGGTGAAGTTCCCGGAACCCGAATTCGGCAAGCGGCAGAAGCGCCCGAACGACTACGTCGACGACACTCACATCCGCCGGACCGTACCGGACGTTTTCTGAAAGGAAGCGCCTGCTCGCCGCATCTGCGTGCAGGCGCGCCGCCTGATAAGACGCGCGGCGCAGTAAGCGCCGCGCGTGAACAGGCCGCGCTCAGGCCTTGTCGGGCGACCAGTCGAGGAAGAAGCCGACATCGCCCGGCATGCCGCCGGGGAAATTGATGATCATCGCCTTCAGCTTGTAGCCCTGCGGCTTGCCGAAGGTCTGATAACGTTCATAGAACTCCTTGGCCTTGCCCTGCAATGTTTGCGGCCAGTCGCGATCGGAGCTGTTGATCGCCCGGCCGCTGTCTGTGCAGAGCGAGGACGGGAAGCTGTAGACCATGGCTTCGAATTTGCCGTCCTTGACGGCATTGGCAACGAGGCGGCGGACAACCGCGATTTCCTGCTCGGTGACATGTTTTTCAAGGAAATCGGCGGCGAAATCGGCAAGCTTCTGCTCTTGCAGCGAGCGGAGCTTTCGCTCCTTCTCCATTTCCGCCATTTCCCGCTCCAGCATTTGCATGCGAAGCTGCTCGGCACTCATCGGCGCTCCGTTCGAAGCGGCATCTTTGTTTTCCGGCATCCTGTTGATCCTCCTCAAGTCTATGGTGAACACTGTCGGGAGTGAATTGCGGAACATCGGGTTACGTCGAATATGCTTTCCAGATCCCTCGAAGTATATCCCTTATTAGGCAAGAGATAATTCGCTTATCTTCGGTGAGAAACCAGCAAAAAGATTGATTATTAAAAAACAATTCTGTCAATCGATAAGCTATTACGATCGCGCCCGGCCTGCATCACCTCGGAGATCGTGAAGGCTTTTGCCGACAACGCCTGTGCGTTTTCTCTCGTCTTGTTAAGGCCACAAAGGTCATAGAAAGAATTTGAACGAATACTACCGCCACGCAGGCATCATGACAAGTATAGCGTCGACATTGATTTCGCTTGAGAAAGCGCCGACGGAACGGCTGCTCGCCCTTGTGAAGCCGATCGAGGAAACGGTCGAGGGCAAGAACAACCAGCTTCGAACCGTTGTGGAAACGCTCCGGTCGCGACGCGTCAGCTGGGCCCAGATCGGCTAGGCGCTGGGCATATCGCGGCAAGCGGCCTGGGAGCGGTTTTCCTGAATCACTGCAATTCAAAGCGACGGCATCCTTGGCGCGTCTGATCAGACGCGCGGCGCTGTAGTGCACTCCGCTTGCAGTTCCACCGCTTCAACGAAACGGTAACGCTCCAACGCCTCGCCCGTCCGGCTATGCCGGGCTTCCAGCCTGTTTGCGATATTCCTCCAACAGGCCCTCGTAAGCCTCCAGGGGCGGCAGCGCCTCGTAGCTGTGGTTGGCGGGCGTCGTCGCCCAGGGCAGTTTCTCGCTCGTCCAGGTTTCGATGAACGGCGCGAACCAGCCCGGATCGTCGAGCATCGTCGCGCGAACGTTGACGAACCAGTCCATGCCCTCCGGCCGCGTGAACATCCAGCTCATGCAGTGCGGGCAGAAATAGTGCCGGGTCGCGCCGTGCAGGCCGCCGATCACCGGCTCGCCCTTCGTCACGGCAAAGCCTTCGCTCGGGATCGCGACGCTCAGCGAGAAGGCGCTGGCGGTCATCCGCTGGCAGCCCGCGCAATGGCAGGCCATGGTGAGCAGCGGCGGCGCACTGACCTCGAACCGCACCCCGCCGCAGCGGCATCCCCCTTCCCAGGGCAAGCTGTTCTTGTACATGGTTTCCTCCGTTAATGTCGTTCGGCAGCGTGCGCCCTGGCCTCAGCACCCCTCAAAACCCCGCGCCCGGCTCGGCCAGATAGGCCTCCTCGGCCGGCGTCGAAACCCGGCCGAGGATGACGTTGCGGTGCGGAAAGCGACCGAATTGCTCGATCACCTGGCGGTGGCGGATGGCATAGTCGAGATAGTCGGCGTCCCCGAGCTCGGTGAAAAGTTTTACCGCCATCGTCTGGTCGGTCAGGTTCTCCGAATGCTCGAAGGGCATGTAGAAGAAGGCGCGCCATTCCTTCGGCACCGCGAGATCCGCACGGGCGCCGATCGCAAGCTTCGCCTCGCGCAGCGCCAGGCAATCGGTGGCGTAAGCGAGCGGCGAGCCGCGATACATGTTGCGCGGCAACTGGTCGAAGAGAAGGACGGCCGCAAGCCAGTGTTCGGGCGTTGCCCGCCAGGCGTCGTCGAGCCTTCTCGAAAGCGCCAGATGCGAGGCCTGGAAACGCTGCATGCATTGCCGGTCGAGCTCTGCGCTCGGCGTAAACCAATCGTCGTAGGAAAGCTCGCCGAACCAGAATTTCAGGACCTCTTCCGGCGTGCAGATCGCGATCTCGTCAGTCATTCAGTGCCTCTCGTCAATTCCGGGCATCAGATAGGGGGCGATCATGCGGTTTCCACCGTCGATCGGCAATGCTCGCGCCGATGGTGCACGAAGAATTGCGGGCAGCACGGCGGGGACGCCGGTCGTGTCAACGGACGCCGGAGCCTCCGGGCGGCCAAGGTGCCATGAATGACTCCTGGCGGTCGATTAACGCGCGGGCAAACTGTCCCGCGCCGCGGCGGACATGCCGCCCTCACCGCCGCTGCAGCAGTGCCCGCCCGATGGGTT includes:
- a CDS encoding HlyD family secretion protein; translated protein: MLEFLICSMLTIFPDFLFRRYVQGKRIGREINLYSMWFELRYGITACVILTVSLITMIFYFHPSTTNVTAVFRTVTILPESNGRVAEVFVGTNEKVAAGAPLFRLDNTEQQAALETARRRVVEIEAETTVAESELASADGLIAQAEGAYLQAQNELQTQVELNERNPNIVARREIERLQVAADGRKGALAAAVSNKQTLQTKISSLLPAQKASAEAALAQAQVDLDKTTVRAGVAGTVQQFSLRPGDVVNPMIRSAGILVPEERRIGLIAGFGQIEAQVMKAGMIAEATCIGKPFAIIPMVVTEVQDVIAAGQYRPTDLLVDVQQLARPGTLTTYLEPLFQGQAFDIPPGSSCIANAYTSNHDALHEPGISTWRWAYLHVIDTVGLVHAAILRLQALLLPVQTLVLTGH
- a CDS encoding SulP family inorganic anion transporter; amino-acid sequence: MQLTLPRLPLIANLAGYQASWLRNDVSAGLAIAAVGLPSAIAYPAIAGLPPETGLYASILPLIAYALFGPSRRLIVGPDAATMTVLAAVLTTVYAVPGVSADRVTVAALLALAVGALCLIARAVRLGVLATFLSRPILIGFFAGISLSILIGQIDRVTGIDIEGDGLIAPVLELVSKAGSIHWPSLLLAAVSFALLQAARVMQSRIPGPVLVVALAVLLSALFDFEGHGIKVVGDIPRGLPSLTLPPVSGLPFQSLLLGAGAIFLVSFGSGIIAARSFGAKGGYLVDPNRELEGFGAANIAAGLFGTFPVTASDSRTAVNFSVGGRSQIASIVAAAALMAVLLYLGDVLRILPIPTLGAVLVATALSLIDISALREIWRISRVEFVFALIAMSGPISFGVLEGVATAIAATLVYVLHKTMFPRDALLGRLAGHDGFYKLHRNPAARPVPGFAVFMVQGSLLFFNTDYVQTRLRAVIDELPADTRWFVMDASAIAQIDSSAAAMLDEVHDDLGRRGIALAIAELHFGAREILERAGVIAKIGPTMIFEDLDDALDAFEKSGAERAAQ
- a CDS encoding DUF4168 domain-containing protein — its product is MITRYKTVATLTAAVFGMMAYSPAFALEVAQAQQTQPMQGQPDSSGGAVSDQKIEAFAVAYLQVDKVRQEYSAKIEATADETAKDKLKTEASQQMVQAVEASQGISVEEYTSILTAAQNDPALAKKVQEKIQSSAPAQAPAQQ
- a CDS encoding mechanosensitive ion channel family protein gives rise to the protein MALAGNGPASAQQAQPAQPAPQVQPAQPAQQTEPTQQDLPDDGAAAASPALQQAEDQLATADRELKRLSGRVEGAKEDDTLLAELKVQVDALSGQILAATVATRPRLEEIKGRLTELGEPPGEGQPPEAAIVTEERKRLIAERGAINALTGRAENLSVEARKLANGITATRRALFSNTLLKHTEISAATLAEAVKTTIGETQALSRSVGSWLTFAWNYKRVPLLIAIFLSLCAALIFLAGSRRLFAPFLRHNGDEEEPNYFRQLSVAFWSTVIPTVSATAFAASSYFFLNSFNVLRPDIAPILAITLAVAVVLLFITSLAQAVLSPQQSNWRLVRVSDRGARMLFISICAMAVVNVLDYLAGSISESLGSPVILTVAKSFVASIIIGLILMSMAWIRPMLRPDEPYDAPGRPWPRLIWISLLLMGALLIAIPLAGYVGLARFIATQIIVTGAILVTMYIGILTGKSVSKQGAFAETLGGRYLERRFQLEQVGLDQIGLAAGLGIYALVVLFFIPLILLQWGFQPADIESWAYRVLTEIRIGTITISLVGLLAGVLFFALGFVVTRWVQRWIDGNVMARSRVDAGVRNSIRTGIGYVGVGLAGLIGLSAAGIDLSSLALVAGALSLGVGFGLQNIVSNFVSGLILLVERPFKVGDWIVSGTTEGFVRRISVRATEIETFQHQSIMMPNSLLINASVGNWTHRNKLGRSEITVTVTYASDPRRVIDLLQEIAAAHPMVLKNPAPTVGFTAFGDERMTFELRIYVADVLTAGNVRNDIRVTIYERFRDEGIGAPFPLKIEDTTPEDEAPAEAEPSLAAEPEPSAEPEEAPETAPRSIAKRGSRRG
- the ppk2 gene encoding polyphosphate kinase 2 gives rise to the protein MNKSTTETEGPDWLEAELADTLDEDYELELSEPALSEEIRKIYRKAHPPSIPRIEYFRALLKLQAELIKLQDWVAYHKEKVVVIFEGRDSAGKGGVIKRITQRLNPRIVKVVALPAPSDREKTQWYFQRYVPHLPAGGEIVLFDRSWYNRSGVERVMGFATEDQVEQFFNDVPEFERMLVRSGIRLVKYWFSITDEEQQMRFLVRIHDPLKQWKLSPMDLQSRVRWEAYTKAKEETFARTNIPEAPWYIVEGNDKKRARLNCIDHLLQQIPYDDVPHEDITLPERVFNPDYERKVLPLELYVPSKY